The Naumovozyma dairenensis CBS 421 chromosome 1, complete genome genomic interval taaattattaattcttgAACCTTTGACACCAATCAAAGTACCAACATACTTCTCAGGAACAACAACACTGCCAGTGTATTTCTtagtattagtattattattatttctagCATGCTTTTCAGCGTGAGGAACATAACGCCTTTCACCCTTAGGATCAATAACTCTATTTGCTAAGACAATATGACTAACTACAGTTAAACATTCAGCTATTTCATTTGCTAACCCTTGAATCTCCAAGATACGTTCAAAACTATCTGGTAATTGTCTCTTACTAGCAACGATTCTAACATCGTGATCTTccatcaattttttaatgatattacCGTTTTTACCAATGACAGCACCAATCATACTGGTGGATAAGATCAACCTTATACTTTGAacattttctaaatcttcATCGGTCTTAACATTCTTAAAATCAGATGTAGTTGGTTTGGacattaatgaattcaaaaatgaGAAACTGAATGGTTTAGTTGGTTTATTGACATTTTCCTTAATGACTTTAAGACAATCAACAATTGCTTTGGAtacattttcaatagaaCCGTTACATTGAAGGATTCTATCCGTACATAAGGGAGATGATGCGTTTATTGCAATTTTCACATCATTGTCTTCTCTAATTCTCTTTATTGTGGCGCCTTTCTTACCAATCAATGCAGCAGCTTCCcttaatgataataagaatCTATGCTCAACATTGGCCTCAGTAACTTTTGGGATGGTGACTTCTTCAGCTGGTGCAGTAGTAGTAGCTGCGTCAGTATTAGTGTCAGCGCTAATGCCTTGAGTAGGAACAGGCGAAGCGACAGTATCAACAGAGTCGAGGTTCGTGGATTCAATTGTGGTATCCTTTAGTGGTGGGTTAGATTGAGTAGCGGATGAGATAGAACCTGTTTCAgacatattttttcttgttaaATTGGTCTATGAGGAGGAGATACGTTAACTTTTGTAAATTTAGATGTTCACTAAAATAATGGATCCAAAATTGTACTTTCGAGATATTCAAGATAATGAATGAGTTCGTAAAGTTTAGTATGTAGGTATCAGACCTTTATAGCTTTCAGTAAAAAAGTTCATAcctaatatatatatatatttgatgcTACCTAAAAGATACGTAACCTATAAGCTAATGTGTGTATGTAAatccttattattatctcgAGGATCTGGAAAATTAAGTAAGCATGTACGTggctttttctttttcgtGCGGTCCCAGAGGATTCTCTGGGCGTCAGAGGGTCTTTAACAATAGTGTCACGCGACCCACTTTTGGCGTCAGTAAATAGTTGTGTCACAAAAGCTCTAATCCAGacctaatttttttttaaggGTGTGGATTGTTACATACATAgctatttcttctttttctaaaCAAATCAGTCGTTCAAATCTTTACTTACACAAAATGTAGGTAGTCTTCTTAACttgaacaaaaatataagaaCCCACTTATTAAGAAAGAGAACGAGATAGTTAATTATTGAACATTTTCGTGGTACGTAACAACTAGCAGTAAAAAGATACAAACTACCTAAAGACTAATACTTAGTTGAATGATAAACACAATAATGATGGCTTATAAAGAGgtgtatttatttattagatgaattaaatatgtttatatatattttctagCTTCGTTTGACAAAAGAATATGTCTGGCTTCATCAAAAAAAGCTTCATTATGAAGTAACAGTAATctcaaatttcaaatcaggtgattcaagaaaaataatataagaATAGTACCATGTtaaaaatatgataaaaTGAAGGACACAATTTAGCgacttttcttttttaatgatataAAGATAGATGAAATGTTATGAAAGAGttaaaattttctaaaGCTAGATAGGGCTATAAATGATAAGAATGCAAAAATGAGTAGGTCTATGGTCGTaattggaaaaagaaaagagataTCTTATACAAAATACTAGAGATAACTTCATCTGTTACCTGCGATCTCATTCAAGTAATCCATGGCTTCACCTTTCACTATAGCAATGACGTCTCCTCCATCTTTGAGAACATATCCATCTAATGCACCATCATTTGGTTTTAAAACTGTGGATAGTTTAAAATCCTTATGCTTCCTATTATTTATGAAATCTTCATAACCTTTCCTTGTTGTTAATTCCACTGGTGCACTTGTTAAGAATGAAGTTGTTGAATGTGAGCTATTATTACTGTAAACTTGtgacatttttctttttcagtTGAGGTGTTAAAGTTATTGCTATTGTTGAAGAACTAGactttcttgttctttgtATACGGAGATTTTTAGTCTAAGTTTCCTTTATATGGGTTAGTCAAACAGTAGAGATGATTACCTTTAAATCAAACAAGACGTATCTATTTATACTTAAGATCTAACATAGAGCGATCGTACATGCATCATACATACCCCTTATAGAATAATTATAACTTAGTAATGCATGGGGGAAAAGAAGGCTTGGCATCTTTGAAGGAAAGACGGCAAAGCTCCGACCAAAGGTATGGCCGAAAGTATGAGTGAATTATTACCAGTAACCGTATTTAGGCATGGAATTCCGGAAACACTAAAAAAGCTACCATCCTGGCCTTCATTTGATTTGTTGCCATTGGAGAAGAAGATCCAATTGTCCACGTAATGCTaactttccaaaaaaatacGTAATCCATTCTTCTCCATTCATTCATCGAAAATATTCAGCCGTCTTCCGTATagttacaaaaaaaatttagtAAGAATTAGGCACCTTTGTAATCATCGTAAGCGCTTTAACACCTGCTCCTTCCATAGACTACTCGGTGGTTTATCCCTTTCGGAAAGGGAGAGAAAGAAAGAGGGTTTTTTCCGTTCAGGGTCTAACAGAATGAATGTATGACCTACCTTGAACGATAAGAGGGTAAAGTATCCAAGCAGATGAGTTAGCTCTCATCCACCTATGAAGAGGTATACGTAAGGGGAATTATATACGTACAACCAAAGTATATATAGAGGTAGGTAGTAATATTCTTAGGGTCAAATTGCTCTTATTATTAGACTGTTCGAATTGATCCGGATTCCGGAGTGGCCTAGTTAAAGGAGTTATTCCCGCGGAGCTGATTAGAAGTTCCGATATTCGGTTTGTTTTATGAACAGCTGATCAACGataatatcaagaaattgGCCGAAGTTGTTACTAACATTATAGTACAGATCTATCTATATCCACATGTACGAACGACTGTTTATAATCATTAAGTTATAGTTTGAAgcttctttatttaaagaaaggGTTATTACATACTTTTTATACatatgttattattattattattagtagtagtaaAGTATTATaagtattatcattatagGCTAGATTGGACATTCAGTCTCAAACTTTTCTCatagtttttctttaatttatGAAATAGTCCCTTCTTATgttctttcttcttgtttgGTAGTTTATCATTCGTTGAATGCTCGTCTTTTGGTTTTGGAATTAATCTAGAATGACGGTTGGAATCAGCATTACCCGCTGCTACTGCTGCTACTGCTGCTGTAGTAGTAGTAACTGAATGAGATTGGATCGTCGTAGTAGTTGGTGGTTTCTTCGAGGATGACGTTTTTGTAGTGTTAACAGTACTAGCTGTTGTCCcttttgatgatattgatggGGTAAGATGCCtcttattgttgttatcaTTTTGGGGACTTATTAGTCCTATGCTTGATGCTGTAGAACtttgtatattatttgttttcattGATATGGTAGATACTGGTCTTTgctttatatttaaatttttgCTTGTATTTGATTGTAAGTCTCTATTGTTATTTGAAGAGGATGATGGTAAAGATGATTCTTGTGGAGGTGGAATGACGTTTACATTTACACTTGtttgaagatttgaagTACTCTCTATTGGGACCGACTGTTCAacattaaatgataatgacgACGACAAATTCGATGATGAAGCTGGATGGTTTGGTTGTGGTTGCAAAATTGGATTACCATTCTTATCGTATCTTGAATCATAATTTTTGGAAGTTGGAATAGTATCCGGTAAAGTAGCACCAGCTACACTTGTTTCATCACCGACATTAATATAGTTGTTAAAGCTTCTCGAGGTTGAAGAAGTGTCCCTTGGGATAGTggaattgttgttgtttttgatGGTATGATCTCCATGTAGCAGTTCggattcttcttttctttcaatattacTATCATTGTTAGAACCAGCCTCcttattaacattattattattattattattattattattattattattatcgttgTTATCGTTGTTATCGTTGTTATTCTGAATTTCACTAATtaaatctttattaatGGAAATTGGAGCGGTAATATAAGTCGACGAagtatattttctttccttgTTGTTTTCGTGACTATCGGTATTTGAAGTTTTCAAGGAGGGAATAAATACAATGGAAGATGaagctgaagaagaatatactCTCGAATCAGTAGGCTTTAGATTATTATGTGAcgataaagatgatgataagtTCATAAATCTTGACATCAATTTGAATGCAAAGACTGATAAATTTTCCGTAATGAAAAGGAGTAAGATGATAGTGGACCCACTTTTGTAATTTGTTGGAGTTGAAAGGAACAATTTAGAATCCATCGAAGGTGATGAAAACGATGATGACAATGATAACAAGTGCGAGGATTTATACATTGAAGTCAAGGTTAAGGAGATTGTTGAACCGACAATAGTgacaattgaaagaatgttattccaaaattcgatagatgatgaagatgaggaCGAGGATGATAACTTCGTGTTGTAATCGGATAAAATGTTCAATTGGAAAGTCGAAGGTTTATaaagattcaaaaatttccataattcaattttataaaaGACAAAATTTAGAATGTAACAAAGCAATGGAGCTAAGGGCCAAATAATCGAAaacataataatgaaacCAAATTGTAAGATAatcttttgataatttgcATCGATAGgattagaagatgatatatcatcaattttaAAATGTGATAGGGTCTTTGATGTTGGGGTAATTGGAGATTGAGTCTTGTTCATTTTAGCTTTCAATACACGTAATAAATAAggtaaaatattttccaagGAGAACGTAATGATTTGATTagtgaagatgaaataGAAGAACTGCTTTTGATAACGCAACGGgttaattttgaaaaaaatatccaaAGCAGAAGGAGAAGTAGATGGAACAAACGAAAAGAACGAATAGGAATGGATCATCGAATTGAATTTATAGCCGAATGGTagataaacaaataagGTAATCAATAATGGGACATAGTTAATTAAAAATGTcaagatgaaatttttctcatattttgaaatcaacTCATTTTCAAAGGACATATTATTTTCCcatttgataattcttGAGACAAAGATGTTATTATAAAGAGATATAATGATTGGAACACCAATTGAGTTTAAGATTGTAGGGATCAATGTAacaaatgatttcattgGACCATTATAAATGTGAGTGAAATAAATCTCGATGCAGAAACAAATTACTTGGAAAGATATTAACAAAATCGTGAAAAGGATAAGGATTGGTATGAAACaacattttttgaaaagaattgaaatatgATTATGTGGATTATTAGTGATTGTTTGATTCAAGGAAGAGGCGGAAataaaagatgatgattgAATGTGTTGATATGTATTGAATAGAGTTTTGTAATGGAATTGTTTCTTGTTAATCCAtgaattgatgaaataaatTGACCAGATAAACAAACCTAATTGGTATAAAGAATTGAACTGCCACGTTAATGGattcttattatcataaaatatatttggtAATATGAAACGAATAATGAAACCAAATACAgccaatttttttaaagattggatataatatttgtaGAATGATAAAAAGAATGTTGCATCGAAATCATTAGTTAAATGATATAAATTAGTTATATCATGATCTTTTGGTAGTTTTAAtacattttgaaaaaccAAATGACTGGAAAAGccatttattttcttcgAGACGTCGGAGTCATATAATGGAGTTAATGATTGAACAAACTTGAAATGGGATATGGAATTCAcaaatttgtttattctATTCAACGATTCACCAGTACCATCATTAGGCAATCTTATGAAAGTATATGCTTGGTAGTTATTTTTAGTGCTTGATGTTGTAGTTGAAGAAGGGTCGTTCTTTATGATAGTACGAAAAAggatattatttgattttaaaaCGGCATTCAATTGAGTTTCATGTTGAGTAGAGTAATTGAATCTAATTGTACAATTAGGATCAAGTTGTTTGATTTCTTCCATGTCGCTGTATTTTGTTTCGAAACGAATAATTAACTGAGCAAGTGAAAGAAAGGGTATAGTTTTCAGTTTTTAAGCAACAACTCGGTGAGAATGAAAATCGTAGTTAATTAAATGTGCTAGGTGGTATGTTCACGTTCTCGGTATATATCCAATTAGCTCTAGTCTGTTCTTTTGTATGTCTTGTTTCAGCGGTAATACTACCCTGGAATAAAATCCGCTGTTCTAGTTGATTACTTATTTACTTACTTACCTACTTAATTCCAATTGTTATGTCTCGAATGGAAACGTGCAGAGGGTAACCTTAATGATAGGGCTTTAAACTCTCTCCCAGCAAATATAATCGAGGGCAACTGTTACATACCCTGTTTTTATGGAATAGGGTTGAACCATTATCAAGTGCCCTCACCCATACACCATTGGAGTCACATGATGTAAAATACTTCTGGAGTTCTGGAGGGCTATTCTGGAGCGTTCCTCGGGacaagtgaaaaattattggaaaTCAACCTAAGGTCAAACATAGAGGAAGGACTAGGTTACACACAATACAGAACGAGAAAATGGAAGGAGTGAATAGATATGATCACTGCTAACAGATCTATAGTTAGATTGCAACCAGCAATTCGCCATACACTCAAATATTCATCTCTTACCTCGATAAAATCATATCATCATAGAAAAATGTCACAACCAGTTACAATCACCTACActcaagaaagaaagaaagaattaacTGCTCAATATACTCACATCAACCAATTGATCCAAACAGAgcaagaaaagaaaaatcaaaatgaaCATGTGTTACTACTACCTGTATCTAAATTAAAACCCGCAAGCgatatcaaaatattatatgatacCTTACacattaaagaatttggtGAAAATTACGTTCAAGAATTAATGGAGAAGAgtaaattattaccaaatgatattaaatgGCATTTTATTGGTGGATTGCAAACGAATAAATGTAAAGATTTAGCAAAGATTCCAAATTTGTATTGTGTAGAGACCATTGACTCATTGAAGAAGgttaaaaaattgaatgagtcaagattgaaattttccGAAGATGCTGATCCTATTAATTGTTATATCCAAATTAATACTTCTAATGAGGAACAAAAATCAGGGCTTCATGAGGAGAatgaaatctttgaaattgtGGAATACTTCCTGAATAAAGATGGTAAAGAAAAACCATTAATGCTCAACTTGGTAGGGTTGATGACAATTGGTTCATGGAATGTGTCTCATCAAGTTGATCATGATAAGGATAACGAAGATTTTACGGCATTAGCTAATTGGAAATCGAAGATTGATTCCAAATTTGGAactgatttgaaattgtcAATGGGGATGTCGGCTGATTATAAACAAGCTGTTAGACAAGGGAGTACAGAAGTTAGAATCGGTACTGATATCTTTGGTAATAGACCTCCAAAGGATGAAGCtaaaatcatttaaaatattacgGTGTTTGAAAGCCTTATTTTTCTGaaatattgtttatttaaCCATATATAGAGTTTCTAACCTGTGCAATCTGTAAGGATTCTGAGGCACTATTATAAACATCACACATTCATtaag includes:
- the NDAI0A07710 gene encoding pyridoxal phosphate homeostasis protein (similar to Saccharomyces cerevisiae YBL036C; ancestral locus Anc_3.324) is translated as MITANRSIVRLQPAIRHTLKYSSLTSIKSYHHRKMSQPVTITYTQERKKELTAQYTHINQLIQTEQEKKNQNEHVLLLPVSKLKPASDIKILYDTLHIKEFGENYVQELMEKSKLLPNDIKWHFIGGLQTNKCKDLAKIPNLYCVETIDSLKKVKKLNESRLKFSEDADPINCYIQINTSNEEQKSGLHEENEIFEIVEYFLNKDGKEKPLMLNLVGLMTIGSWNVSHQVDHDKDNEDFTALANWKSKIDSKFGTDLKLSMGMSADYKQAVRQGSTEVRIGTDIFGNRPPKDEAKII
- the NDAI0A07690 gene encoding uncharacterized protein (similar to Saccharomyces cerevisiae YBR085C-A; ancestral locus Anc_3.320), with protein sequence MSQVYSNNSSHSTTSFLTSAPVELTTRKGYEDFINNRKHKDFKLSTVLKPNDGALDGYVLKDGGDVIAIVKGEAMDYLNEIAGNR
- the IST2 gene encoding Ist2p (similar to Saccharomyces cerevisiae IST2 (YBR086C); ancestral locus Anc_3.323) produces the protein MEEIKQLDPNCTIRFNYSTQHETQLNAVLKSNNILFRTIIKNDPSSTTTSSTKNNYQAYTFIRLPNDGTGESLNRINKFVNSISHFKFVQSLTPLYDSDVSKKINGFSSHLVFQNVLKLPKDHDITNLYHLTNDFDATFFLSFYKYYIQSLKKLAVFGFIIRFILPNIFYDNKNPLTWQFNSLYQLGLFIWSIYFINSWINKKQFHYKTLFNTYQHIQSSSFISASSLNQTITNNPHNHISILFKKCCFIPILILFTILLISFQVICFCIEIYFTHIYNGPMKSFVTLIPTILNSIGVPIIISLYNNIFVSRIIKWENNMSFENELISKYEKNFILTFLINYVPLLITLFVYLPFGYKFNSMIHSYSFFSFVPSTSPSALDIFFKINPLRYQKQFFYFIFTNQIITFSLENILPYLLRVLKAKMNKTQSPITPTSKTLSHFKIDDISSSNPIDANYQKIILQFGFIIMFSIIWPLAPLLCYILNFVFYKIELWKFLNLYKPSTFQLNILSDYNTKLSSSSSSSSSIEFWNNILSIVTIVGSTISLTLTSMYKSSHLLSLSSSFSSPSMDSKLFLSTPTNYKSGSTIILLLFITENLSVFAFKLMSRFMNLSSSLSSHNNLKPTDSRVYSSSASSSIVFIPSLKTSNTDSHENNKERKYTSSTYITAPISINKDLISEIQNNNDNNDNNDNNNNNNNNNNNNNVNKEAGSNNDSNIERKEESELLHGDHTIKNNNNSTIPRDTSSTSRSFNNYINVGDETSVAGATLPDTIPTSKNYDSRYDKNGNPILQPQPNHPASSSNLSSSLSFNVEQSVPIESTSNLQTSVNVNVIPPPQESSLPSSSSNNNRDLQSNTSKNLNIKQRPVSTISMKTNNIQSSTASSIGLISPQNDNNNKRHLTPSISSKGTTASTVNTTKTSSSKKPPTTTTIQSHSVTTTTAAVAAVAAGNADSNRHSRLIPKPKDEHSTNDKLPNKKKEHKKGLFHKLKKNYEKSLRLNVQSSL
- the NDAI0A07680 gene encoding KH domain-containing protein (similar to Saccharomyces cerevisiae HEK2 (YBL032W); ancestral locus Anc_3.318); protein product: MSETGSISSATQSNPPLKDTTIESTNLDSVDTVASPVPTQGISADTNTDAATTTAPAEEVTIPKVTEANVEHRFLLSLREAAALIGKKGATIKRIREDNDVKIAINASSPLCTDRILQCNGSIENVSKAIVDCLKVIKENVNKPTKPFSFSFLNSLMSKPTTSDFKNVKTDEDLENVQSIRLILSTSMIGAVIGKNGNIIKKLMEDHDVRIVASKRQLPDSFERILEIQGLANEIAECLTVVSHIVLANRVIDPKGERRYVPHAEKHARNNNNTNTKKYTGSVVVPEKYVGTLIGVKGSRINNLRSFTNTEINIVNFKDEATNENKSRFTIVGKYEKNVKTAESMLIRNLEAERVKSKNREARTGGKKSDNQADTNVSKKGDAVNASTPIAVEF